From one Pecten maximus chromosome 8, xPecMax1.1, whole genome shotgun sequence genomic stretch:
- the LOC117333237 gene encoding transmembrane protein 248-like: MCAMPPPSVENVKGFVSSKPPLVIFMICLGGCAVVLLTLAYIVKVNDQLINPDLTKDWNKFLDNFAELEFCMIGNSSTYSYEVSPGSSRLTDKLNVISNKLVGSPTTTERSPQTGDDVVNTSLTMMVEMRPTPHFYGITQNVTFLSSTVTGSQIGLSGPAADLEMNVTMNFPFDWNNTECSGSTCPSVHILTCINLQAPVAFFPSTRQVGACYNFANESNNEVHTRMQSYQGNQFTLLPTIASQCQDTPVIKVKHKVDPRFTMMLTLEDRSVINLHLMHTSYFLFVMFITLFCYAIIKGRTSKIKTHNYSEVNSYA, from the exons ATGTGTGCCATGCCTCCCCCATCGGTTGAGAACGTGAAGGGATTCGTATCCAGCAAGCCTCCACttgttatttttatgatatgtCTCGGAGGCTGCGCAGTCGTTCTTCTGACCTTGGCCTACATTGTGAAGGTCAACGACCAACTTATTAATCCTGATTTAACAAAG GATTGGAATAAGTTCCTGGATAATTTTGCTGAGCTGGAGTTTTGTATGATTGGAAACTCATCAACATATTCTTATGAAGTTTCACCTGGATCTTCAAGGTTGACTGACAAATTAAATGTTATCAGCAACAAGCTAGTGGGGTCGCCGACTACCACCGAGAGGTCACCACAAACTGGAGATGATGTTGT TAACACATCACTGACGATGATGGTGGAAATGAGGCCAACACCCCACTTTTACGGGATCACACAGAATGTGACATTCCTGTCGTCCACAGTAACGGGTAGTCAAATTGGATTATCAG GGCCAGCTGCTGACCTTGAGATGAATGTGACCATGAACTTCCCGTTTGATTGGAACAACACTGAGTGTTCTGGGAGCACTTGTCCTTCTGTACATATCCTCACATGTATCAACTTACAGGCCCCTGTGGCTTTTTTTCCCAGTACAAG ACAAGTGGGTGCATGCTACAATTTTGCTAATGAGTCAAACAATGAAGTGCACACGAGGATGCAGAGTTACCAGGGAAACCAGTTCACTCTCCTACCAACAATAGCATCACAGTGTCAAGATACGCCGGTCATCAAGGTCAAACACAAGGTTGACCCCAGGTTCACTATGATGTTGACTTTG GAGGACAGATCTGTCATCAATCTCCACCTCATGCACACAAGCTATTTTCTGTTTGTGATGTTCATCACACTCTTCTGTTATGCAATCATCAAGGGCCGGACAAGCAAGATCAAAACCCACAACTACTCCGAG